A genomic window from Aethina tumida isolate Nest 87 chromosome 4, icAetTumi1.1, whole genome shotgun sequence includes:
- the LOC126265403 gene encoding uncharacterized protein LOC126265403 has product MAESRRARYKYCIVPGCRNTTVTAPTKIFICVPKNASIRKKWCKAMKRDYKKAELSATSVRHCCEDHFELEKDVENFMRWKMMGGPIMLKKEAVPHIFDCQHTSNIKSKRPRAGKRICNDVEQNNFQPEEPQLTTSTPEELCSDLKIKIEPLSPSQDTDDKLNSFDENIEVDEQTSKLEIVKTECSPIETTDVDNNIKYLLSSEFYSGILPSDETTEWKPVNEDSEYFDDDSKSIIVKATMLFIEKEPKLYLGIPKEAYFCLEILSKKISAPLTDVLITLKKIRFNEPCSMLSIQFGRTAANIGQTFRQTVPLMSKHLKELIHCPAPIKVVECLPITFKSRYSKVQFIIDCFEIEIQKPSNPRHESSTWSECMGCNTLKYMISCTPDGLINFVSTGFGGGASDTTIFENCGFVDNLRHKSDIVAYRGFKNIDNILAQCNCKLIRTPSDTPSSKKELLELKKVIPFRIHIERVIGRLRSFNMLVPNACIDLNYLSIFDDIVTIACSLINLDNNIIEFNVT; this is encoded by the exons ATGGCTGAATCTCGAAGAGCacgatataaatattgtatagtcCCTGGATGTAGAAATACTACGGTTACGGcgccaacaaaaatatttatatgtgttCCAAAGAACGCTAGTATACGTAAAAAGTGGTGCAAAGCGATGAAAAGGGATTATAAAAAGGCCGAGCTTTCAGCAACAAGTGTTAGACATTGCTGTGAAGATCATTTTGAG CTGGAGAAGGACGTAGAAAATTTCATGAGATGGAAAATGATGGGTGGTccaataatgttaaaaaaggaGGCAGTACCGCATATTTTTGACTGCCAACACACgagtaatattaaatcaaagagACCTCGTGCTGGAAAAAGAATTTGCAATGATGTTGAGCAAAATAACTTTCAGCCTGAGGAGCCACAACTTACAACTTCAACACCTGAAGAGTTGTGTAGTGatcttaagattaaaattgagCCGCTGTCTCCATCGCAAGACACGGATGATAAATTGAACTCCtttgatgaaaatattgaagtgGATGAACAAACCAGCAAATTGGAAATTGTAAAAACTGAATGCTCCCCCATTGAAACCACAGATGtcgataataatataaagtatctcCTATCATCCGAATTCTATTCTGGTATACTCCCAAGTGATGAAACTACAGAGTGGAAACCAGTAAATGAGGACAGTGAATATTTTGATGACGACTCAAAATCAATAATAGTGAAAGCAACCATGTTGTTCATTGAAAAAGAACCAAAACTGTATTTAGGCATACCCAAAGAGGCTTATTTTTGCTTGGAAATTTTATCGAAGAAGATTTCAGCACCGCTTACAGATGTTCTTATTACACTAAAAAAAATTCGATTTAATGAACCATGCTCTATGTTATCTATACAGTTTGGTAGAACTGCTGCAAATATAGGACAAACCTTCAGACAAACTGTACCACTGAtgtcaaaacatttaaaagaattaatacACTGCCCAGCTCCAATAAAGGTAGTTGAATGTTTACCAATAACCTTTAAAAGTAGATATTCTAAGGTTCAGTTTATTATAGattgttttgaaattgaaatacaaaaacCTAGCAACCCACGACATGAGTCTTCGACCTGGTCCGAATGCATGGGTTgcaatactttaaaatatatgatatcaTGTACTCCTGatggattaataaattttgtttctacTGGATTTGGAGGCGGTGCCTCTGatacaacaatttttgaaaactgtGGTTTTGTTGATAATCTACGTCATAAAAGTGATATAGTGGCCTACAgaggttttaaaaatattgacaatatCTTAGCACAGTGCAACTGCAAACTTATAAGAACTCCTAGTGATACCCCTAGCAGCAAAAAAGAACTGttagaattgaaaaaagtcATTCCGTTTCGAATACACATTGAAAGAGTGATAGGAAGGCTTCGGAGTTTTAATATGCTCGTACCCAATGCATGCATAGATCTTAATTATTTGTCAATATTTGACGATATTGTAACAATAGCTTGTAGTTTAATAAACctagataataatataattgaatttaatgtaacgtaa